Part of the Vigna angularis cultivar LongXiaoDou No.4 chromosome 1, ASM1680809v1, whole genome shotgun sequence genome, CAATTGAGACgtaaaaaacgaaaaaagaCCAATTTAAAATTCGAAACCCGATGATTAAAccaataaatttaattacttgtGCTACTACTCAAAACTAAATTTCACTTAGCTTCCATAAAATTAATAAGCTAACTAGTAGcttataaagtaatttaaccATCATATTTTGTAATGAATTCTTTAAAGTAGTTTATTTCTACCTTGTAAGTTACAATCAACTTGAGTTGCCTTctagattatttaattttctttgactactatttattatactttaatatactttttatttatttttagttttctttttattactattacttattttctttttataaaaaataataaattatcacactattttacatatttgttaaattactttttaattttttatttaaatgaaattaaaaaagttaacattataattttaaataattagtattttattatatggtgctatataaaaattacacaaagtgaaaatcataaaaataaaattcaatataagagtagtttaaattgaaaaaaaaatcaatttccaAAGACAAATAAACATTGAATTTGATTAATAATCTTATATCAACtcctttaaataaaataaaacttaccCCCAAATAATCTATCAGCAACATATGAAAcaccaaacaaaaataaaatgagaatgATATTTTACATCACTATGACACAACAGAATACgactttttttattctaatgaCACATATGATCCAAAATTACCTAAACATATTGTgccaaatatttatataaataatacaagttTCTTTTTTCATGTTAGAATTTAGTTCCTTGAAAATTGAATTCTCAAGTGTGATTGAAAAGaaactagtaaaaaaataaatagaatttgattccttaaaattgaattatgaactgattttttttttgttttcatttaaaaataaaggaaaacattttttgaaataaaaattattaaaaaataagcataattttactacttaaaaaataaacGGTAGCATATGTGTAAATATTTTGGAATAGTATCCTCTTTAAGTAATTTTTGTGTCCATGTGTATTATTTGGGTGAAAAAATCACACAATAGAGTCCGAGTTGCTTAAGCTAAACTAAAAACAACTCCAAGTTAGATAGTCCTAGAACCACTTTGACTTGGAACGTTGACCATGCTGCCCTGGGATTTATTCTCCGGTGTAAGCATCTTCATAGATATTTTCCGCACATAATCAGACTGAAATAAGAGAATATCACATTAAATCATCAATCTTTCAAATGGAATGTAATTGTAAACATAATcacaaaatgataaatatataatcaaatacGTACCTGGCTTGTTGCAGCAGTAAAAATCTTCTCTTCAAACCTTTGAGCAATACACTGAAGTTCATGCAATCCTTCTTGACTAGAATAAGGAACATGTCTTTTTAACATGTCCATTctatagaaaataaagaaaagggatataataactaaataatacAAGTGATAGAAAACTTATGGTCAATAGACAATCCTGAAATGTTATAAGCttgttaaaatgtaaaaaagacCTTATTAAAATCATACATATGTGcagaacaaaaaacaaatatagtATAATGGATATCAGAAATGAAGTGGGAGTTGTTTTGATAATTTGGATACTCTCCTCTCTAAGTACAAATCTGATGATTGAATGACtggaaataaagaaaagaataagaatACATGATTCCAAGAGTTACTAGGAGCATAACAAGAGAGAATACTTTCACTCATAAAAATagttcttcatttttttttattttatacttcttGGACTTGTAAAACGTTAGTATCCATgtcctttatttttttgtaatatcaTGGTGCAAATAGTAATCCTAGTTTAGATTGAAACTGggtctaaattaaaatttcaatcatGTCTATAGAGTAGCATCAAGTTCGGCCAAGAGAAGGAGAAACAAGACAATTATACAAGCATGAGAAgtctaaaaacataaaaagtatgACAATAATCTTGGCCATTGATCTAGATCGagaagttttaaaataatttttttaatttttctctcatttttctgCAGTATTTTCGGCCAAGACTAGCATGAATGGCTAAATATAGTCAAGTTTCCTTTCTTTGTAAATGacttttgaaatatatgaaaaactGAGAATTTGAAGCAAACACTTGTGAGAAAATATGTATAAGGTGGAAATTCAATGATACAATTCAGTGATTTTCAAAGGGGATAAGGCAGTGAATAGCAAGAAACATTTGACCATAGGATAGAGAAAGGATCATTTTGGGTGCACTCTGATGATGATCCCATGATTGTGCATGGTAAATCACAATATCAGACTGATCTCACCCTCAATAAGTTCAGCTTGTCCAGGACCCTGGACATGTAAAATGATACCATCTTACAAGGTGCAgatgattttaacaaaattatccCACTAACACATCAATTAGCATGTGTAATGCTGATATGCTAAACCTCATCCCTACACTTTTATCATGACATTAAAAACAATGAAGCTATTTtccattaaatattatttttaaacaaaatttgaaaacatgtttACACAATATAACGCTGCCTGTCAATGTTCTTTCATATACATTCATTTATCATTTGAAAAGAGTCCTCATGAAAATGTTGGCAATTTACGGAATCATTGATTTATTTCTGTTgaggaataaaaagaaaaaaaaaattataaatgatacACAATATTAAAACTGAATCTTACATCATGTTGAACTTTATTTGGCGTGTCTCTGGATGCAGTCCATCTCTCCAATGACTAATGGTTTCAGTACCTTGATTAGGTCTCCCGTTATCGTTATCCATCTAAACACCAACACCAGACTATTCTTGTCAAATCGGATTCCCAAAAAAGGtgcaaaagataaatataaatgtatgaaatattaGGAAAAGAAGATCAAATATTTGTTTCCTCAATGGACGAAGGACATAGGCTTATACGACTTATAATGTCAATCCAACATGTTTAAACCTATAATGCATGCAAAAACATAGGCCCATACGACTTATAATGTCAATCCAACATCTTTAAACCTATAATGCATgcaaaaacattaattttataacgAATACAAATATGGATGGTATAGTAATTAATAGTAAAAGCCAATAACAACATAATTCCAATTTTACATAGAGTATTTCCTCATTTTAATTCATTGTTCACCACCTTTGGTGATGGTATCCATATCTGATTGCCTTCAAAGAATGATTCAAAGGAAACACGCCCTCTTTTCACTCGCTCTTTCAATTAAACCGTTATAATAAGGAGAGATGATTAATCCAACATTAGAAAACGGACCTGATGTTGGTGGCGCTTTAGGGATATTTTTGGCGATGGCGTGGGCACTATTACACTTTGCGTGTCTGATTGCTGAGCTTCAACTTTAATGTAGGTGACTGCAAATGGAGGCAAAATAATTATACGTACCAAGTCTTCTGACATCCAGTAACATATGtaacaccaaaacaaaaataaaatgataatgacACGAGATCTTTTAACTTAAATAGCATACATGAATCAAAAATTttcttgaataaaatattgttgaatATTTATACAGATAATACaagtcttttatattttcagaTTAGAATTTAGTTTCTTGAAAGCTGAATTCTGACgtgattgaaaaaatataaaaattaaattctgaACTGGACttctacttttttctttttcattttaaaaaaggaggaataattttttgaaaaagaaaatattgtttagAATAGTATGCTCCTTAAGTAATTTTTGCATCCATGTGTTTTATGTGGGTAAAAAGATCACAATCCAGTCTTAATAACATAATCTGAACTAGAACCAACTTCGAGTTATATACTTTCAGAACCACCTTGATTTGGTGGGTTGGCCTTGGTGCACTGACATCCAGTGTCTATCGAATGCATCTTTGAAGAAATTTTAAGTAGATAATCAGGCTGAAATAAAGGAATATCACATTAAACCATCAACCTTTCATATTGAATGTGTTTGTAAACAGAATCACAAATTTGTAAAtctaaaatcaaatatttaccCAGCTTGTTGCAGCATTAAAAATCTTCTCTTCAAACTTTTGAGCAATCATATGAAGTTCTGGCAATACATCTTGACCAGAATCAGGAAGATGTCTTTTTAACGACTCAACCCtatagaaaatgaagaaaaacaatgtaataacaaaataatacaaattatagaAAACACAAGGTTAATAAACAATCCTAAAATGTTATAAGCTCGTTAAAGTGTTAGAAGACTTTATTGAAATCATAGACATATCATATATAGTAGAATTGATATCTAAAGTAGCAGGGATTGGTTTTATAGCTTTGATAGTCTCTCCGTACAAATATGATGATTGaatgattgaaaatgaataaaaagaacaagaataCATAGTTCCAAGGAGAGTTACAAGGAACATAGCAAGAGAAAATACTTTTGCTCATTAAAATAGTTCTtcgttttctttattttatacttCCTAGACTTGTAAAGTGTAGTATCCATGTCCTCTAATTTCTTTGTAATATCAATGTTCAAATAGTAATTGTAGTTTAGATTGTAACTGAGCCTAAATTTAAAGTTTCAATCATGTCCTAAAAGTAATTCTCATCCATgagtttctcttgatttctagGAGTACAAGTGATTATTATTCCTTGATGTTTATATTGAAGATGACGGCATAACTTCAAATTCATATAGCAGGCCTTGCTTCTTCCACCATTTAAGTATTCTCCACTTTTTCGGTTCAATTATAATCTAATCATTTTCCATTCATAGTTATGTTCTTGTTATTCTATTAGGCTAGATTGAATTTTATATTGTCTTTGTATTGACATCTAGATCCTACACTTGTTCCTATTCTTATGATTAGAATCATTGATCAAGTCTCTCAAGAATTGACTTCAAGTTTTAAGGCAAGGATAAATTCAACTCCAATAGTTATCTTGCTTCATATGAATTTAAGCTTCCTTTGCATATATACCTCTATCAGAAACATGAGAGAAAATTGTTTCTAACAGTACTATAGTTTTCCACTAAATATCCATCTTCCACACATTCCctatgaagagaaaatatgtataTGCAAAGACAAACATGTTCCTCTGTGAAAACGATGGCAACCGCCAACCGAACACACCAAATGAGAATAATGATAGcacatgaaaaataataacacaACATGGAAAAATTAAACTGAGCCCTGCTCCTCCTTTGAGACATCTAAAATGAATAAACAAGTGCCTTATATTCTACAGATACACCCATGATAGCAAAAGTTTATTCTAACAGATTGTgcaataacaaaaaataattgaaaaacttTGAAGTTGTATTTGTCGGTGATATAGTGTTCAACACCCAAGTATGACTATATCCTACTCCAAGGTTGTTAAAGTCGCAATACTACCTAGGAACAAGAGATATAGAAAATCAGTAACTTGAATCATAAGATCCTAAGTTTTgatctaataattattataaataacacATATGCATAAAGCAAacagataaagaaaataagcTCATCtcattaaaaaacttaaattgaaaattcaCAATGatagatttttcaaaaactagAGAGAGAAATTAAAATTCGTAACAAGATAGAAacaattcattaaaattaataatagaattgataatagaattaaattcaataacaaGTCAAACAGATAATTTTAGAACAAATCTGAAAAATAAAAGggtgattaaaaaatttatttagcaGTCCAACCACTGAGAGAAGCTAAAGCATAGAATTAAAAGATAGAGTGGGATGAGATGCGAGGGACAGACCAAGGTTCAGTAGCAGAGACACAACCTAATGCTAGGTAACAGTGGTTGGccaagaaaaaatgaaaatacagaaaTTGGGATAATGGGTAACAGGAGCAACTACAGTGCAATAACCAGCAATGGTAGCAATGACGTACAATAAAAGTAGCTTCACAAGGTGGAGCTTCAGCGCTTGCATATATGAACTCTATAGAAAACATAAGAGAAAAACTCTACTAATAGTACTATAGTTTTCCATTAAATATCCATCTGCCACACATTCTCTATGAGGAGAAAATATGTATACGGAGGAGCTTTGGCCGTTGCACAGAGAGATCAGACAATACAATTGAGTGATTTTAAAGGGATAAGGCAGTGAATGGCAAGGAGCATTTGACAGTAGGAGAGAAAGAGGATCATTTTGGGTGCACTCTGATGATGATCCCATGATTGAGCATGGTAAGATCAGCTTGTCCAGAACCGTGAACTTGTAAAATGATACGATCTTATAAGGTGCAGATGACTTTAACAAAATTGTCCCACTAATTCATTGATTGGCGTGTGCAATGCCGACACGCTAAACCTCATCCCTACACTTTTATCATgacattaaaagcaatgaaacaatttttcattaaatattagttttaaactaaatttaaaaatatgtttacacAATATGACGCTGCTATCAATGTTCTTTAATATACATTTGTTTATTAATTGAAAAGAAGACCAGAAGAGTCCTCAGGACAATGTTGGAAATCTATGAAATCATTCATTAActtcttttgagaaaaaaaaaagtaaaaaattccAACTGATAGACATTATTAAAACTGAATCTTACATCTTGTTGATGTTCATTTGGCGTATCTCTGGATGCAGTCCATCTCTCCAATGACTATTGCCTTCAGTACCTTGATTAGGTCTCCCATTATCGTTATtcatctaatttttataaacgGAAACACCAACACCATACTATTATTGTCAAATAGGATTCCCAAAGAAGGtgcaaaagataaatataaatgtatgaaatattaGGAAAATAAGACCAAATATTTTTGTCCTCAATGGACAAAGTACAGAGGCTTATACGACTTATAATTTCCGAATTTGGCGACGGTGTCCTGTTCTGTTCCCTTCAAAGAATGATCCAAAGCGTGCCCTCTTTTCACTCGCTCTTTCGATTACCGTTATAATAAGGAAAGGAACAATTAATCCAGCATTAGAAAACGGACCTGATGGTGGTGGCGCTTTAGAGATTTTTTCGGCGATGGCATGGGCACTATTACACAATGCGTGTCTGACTGTTTAGCTTCAACTTTAATGTTGGTGAATGCAAATGGAGGCAAAAAGCATTTTAATTGTAAGCACTAAAGTCTTCTGACATCCAGTAACATATGTAAcaccaaacaaaaataaaatgatcatGACACTAGATCTTTTAACTTAAATAGCATACATGAATCAAAAAAAttcttgaataaaatattgttaaatatttatacaGATAATACGCGTCCATGTGTATTTGGGTGAAAAAAATCACACAATACAATACAGTTCCAATAACTTAATCTCAACTAGAAACAACTCCTAGTTAACCACCTTGATTTGGTGGGTTGGCCCTGGTGCCTTGGGATTAGGCTCCATCTCACGTATTTTCGaagatattttcaataaataatcaGGCTGAAATAAAAGAATATCACATCAAACCATCAACCTTTCGTATTGTATGTGTTCGGAAACATAATcacaaatttgtaaatataaaatcaaatgcATACCCAACTTGTTGAAGTAGTAAACATCTTCTCTTCAAACCTTTTAGCATATAAATGAAGTATATGCAATCCCTCTTCACCATAACcagaataatgtttttttaacgaGTCCATTCtatagaaaatgaagaaaagcaATTTTATAACTCGTTAAAGTGTAAGAAGACGATGATGATTGaatgattgaaaatgaataaaaagaacaagaataCATAGTTCCAAGGAGAGTTACAAGtcaaaaagataattttagaacAACCACCGTGAGAGAAGCTGAAGCATAGAattaaaagatagaaaagagtgGGATGAGATGAAAATGACAGGATCACTAAGCGAGAGAGACCAAGGTGCTAGGTAACATAGGCTGACCATGAAAAAATGTAAAGACAGAAATGGGGATGTTGGGTAACAGAGCAACCCCAGTGCAATAACCAGCAATGCTAACAACGACGAACAGTAACTTCACAAGGTGGAGCTTCAGCGATTTCATATATGAACTCTATTGAAAACAGGAGAAAAATTCTACTAATAGTACTATAGTTTTCCACTAAATATCCATCTGCCACACATTCTCTATGAGGAGATATTGGGGACAGGGCTTTTAACACACTGATAGAGAACAGATATATGCTGAGAAACAAGAAATTTCCTCATTAAAAAACACCAATACAGCTATACAGGAGTATTTATAGGTGTACCAAGTAATAAAAGAATTCTAAAAACAGAAACTGTATTTTTTGGATGACTAAACAACAGGAGAAAATAAGTATCATTTTGGGTGCACTCTGATGACGATCCCATGATTGAGCATGGTAAATCACAATAACACAGTGATCTCACCCGTTCGGCTTGTCCACGACCCTGGCAATTAGCATGTGCAATGCTGACACGCTAAACCTCATCCCTATACTTtcattatgaaatttaaaaccATCAAAGTCATGTTTTGTTATTAGTTTGGAGGAAAAACGAACAGATTTAATTATGTTTCTATACTATCAACCAGACATTTGAGCACATGTTTACACAGTATAAAGCTGCTTAATGTTCTTTCATATacattcatttttcatttatcaTTTGAGAGTGTCACGGAAAAATTCATTTATCATCTGAGAGTCGTCACAGAAATGTTGGCATTCATCGggagcaaaaat contains:
- the LOC108324972 gene encoding uncharacterized protein LOC108324972; this encodes MDCRKSHAKDFSTRFEAKQSDTHCVIVPMPSPKKSLKRHHHQMNNDNGRPNQGTEGNSHWRDGLHPEIRQMNINKMVESLKRHLPDSGQDVLPELHMIAQKFEEKIFNAATSWPDYLLKISSKMHSIDTGCQCTKANPPNQGGSEITYIKVEAQQSDTQSVIVPTPSPKISLKRHQHQMDNDNGRPNQGTETISHWRDGLHPETRQIKFNMIMDMLKRHVPYSSQEGLHELQCIAQRFEEKIFTAATSQSDYVRKISMKMLTPENKSQGSMVNVPSQSGSRTI